A region of Melitaea cinxia chromosome 15, ilMelCinx1.1, whole genome shotgun sequence DNA encodes the following proteins:
- the LOC123660136 gene encoding fumarylacetoacetase, whose translation MKSFIEYSANTDFPIENLPYGVFTSPKNTQKHIGVAIGEWILDLNTISHLFAGPLLKDKQHVFKEEKLNSFMSLTKPHWIEARNTIQKLLDVNNTKLKNDNELRQKAFVKQSEATMHVPAEVGDYTDFYSSIHHATNVGIMFRNKENALMPNWKYLPVGYHGRCSSIVISGTPITRPMGQTLPVEGADPHFGPCRLMDFELEMAFFVGGPPTALGERITAKQAEDRIFGFVLMNDWSARDIQKWEYVPLGPFTSKNLGTSLSPWVVTVEALRPYIVNNYPQDPVPFPYLHHDDKFNFDIKLEVDLKSEKSSVITTISRSNYRFLYWTAKQQLAQQTVTGCNLRPGDLLGSGTISGDTSDSYGSMLELSWKGTKPIRLQNGEERKFLQDGDTVILRGYCVNDHGVRIGFGKCEGKLLPALPFKE comes from the exons ATGAAATCTTTTATAGAATATTCTGCAAACACAGATTTTCCCATAGAAAATTTGCCCTATGGTGTGTTTACCTCGCCCAAAAAC acCCAAAAGCACATTGGAGTGGCAATCGGAGAATGGATTCTGGATCTGAATACAATCTCGCATCTTTTTGCTGGACCCTTGTTGAAAGACAAACAACATGTTTTCAAG GAAGAGAAGTTAAACTCGTTTATGAGTTTGACGAAACCGCACTGGATTGAAGCGAGAAACACGATTCAGAAACTTCTCGACGTCAATAATACTAAACTGAAAAATGACAACGAGCTACGACAAAA GGCGTTTGTCAAGCAGAGCGAAGCAACGATGCATGTTCCAGCGGAAGTCGGCGACTATACTGACTTTTACTCATCAATCCACCATGCTACTAACGTAGGCATTATGTTCAGGAACAAGGAGAATGCATTGATGCCTAATTG GAAATATTTGCCAGTCGGTTACCACGGCCGATGCAGTTCCATTGTTATATCAGGAACGCCAATTACAAGACCCATGGGGCAGACTTTGCCTGTAGAAG GAGCGGATCCTCACTTTGGGCCATGTCGTCTGATGGACTTCGAACTTGAAATGGCTTTCTTTGTTGGAGGACCTCCAACTGCACTCGGAGAAAGGATTACAGCTAAACAAGCTGAAGATCGCATTTTCGGATTCGTTCTTATGAATGATTGGAGTG CCCGTGATATCCAAAAGTGGGAGTATGTACCACTTGGACCATTTACGTCCAAAAATTTGGGAACATCTCTTTCCCCATGGGTTGTTACTGTAGAAGCACTCCGCCCTTACATTGTGAACAACTACCCTCAAGATCCAGTACCATTCCCCTATTTACACCATGATGATAAATTCAACTTTGATATTAAGCTGGAGGTTGATTTaaagt CTGAGAAATCATCAGTGATAACTACTATATCCCGATCAAACTACCGCTTCTTGTATTGGACAGCCAAGCAGCAGTTGGCACAGCAAACTGTGACTGGCTGCAACTTGCGTCCTGGTGATTTGCTAGGATCTGGCACCATTAGTGGTGAT ACATCAGATTCATATGGCAGCATGCTTGAACTGAGCTGGAAAGGTACAAAACCTATCCGCCTTCAAAATGGTgaagaaagaaaatttttacAGGACGGTGATACAGTCATACTCCGAGGCTACTGTGTCAATGACCATGGAGTCCGCATTGGTTTTGGAAAATGCGAGGGAAAACTTTTGCCAGCCCTGCCTTTTAAGGAATAA